The Aeromicrobium tamlense nucleotide sequence GCGCCCGCGGGCTGCGCACGACCCCGCACGCGGCGCTGTCGCGCGGCACGGCCGGGATCAGCGGGCACACCCTCCTGGTGAACCTCGCCGGATCGACCGGGGCGGTGCGCGAAGGGCTCGAGGTGCTGTCCGAGATCGTCGACCATGCCCTCGAGCAGCTCGGGCACGGGCGACCCCACGACCCGCCCCTGCACACCTGAGGTCGAGCGCGTCAGGCGCTGCGTCGGAGCAGCAGCACGCCGTCGCGCAGCACGACCTCCTCGCCGCTGGGGGCGAACGCCGTGCGCTCCCGGACGTCGGCGACGACCGTGGTCCACTCGTCGGGCGGCAGGTCGAGCACCTTCAGGTCGTCCTCGGGCGTCGGGAAGTGCATCCGCGCGTGGTGGTCATGGTCGCCGTCGTGAGCCCACGGCGGCGCCTCGGCGTGCGCGACCACGAGCAGGTGGCCGCCGACCGCGACCCGGTCGGCCCCGGTCCGCAGGATCCGGCCGCGGTCGAGCGCCACGGCCGACTGCAGGAACGAGGCCGTGACGAGGTCGAACTCTCGGGTGCAGGACCAGGTTTCGAGGTCGGCAGCCACCCAGGTGACCCGCTCGCTCAGGCCGGCCCGTTCGGCCGCCCTTTCGGCTCGCGAGAGCGCCGTGGGCGAGATGTCGATGCCGGTGACCTCCCAGCCCCGCTCGGCGAGCCAGAGGGCGTCGCCGCCCTCCCCCGCGCCGAGGTCGAGCGCCGTGCCCGCGGGCAGGTCGGCCGCCACGTGGGCCAGGGCCGCGTTGACGTGACCGGACCAGACGCCCTCGCTCGACCCGTACTTCTCCTCCCAGTGGGCGAAGACCTCGTCGGCTCGGGCGGGATCCATCGCGTGGGAGTCGTTCACGCCGTTCAACCTACCCCTCCCTCACGGTTCGTCACCCTCGTCTCGCGTCGCCATCCGCGCTCGTCCCGTGCCACCACGTCGTGGTGCTCGAGCTCGCGCAGGGCCCGCAGGACCGGGACGGTGCCGAGGCGCAGCGCCCGAGCCAGCTGCTCGACGGGCTGGGGCTCGGCACCGAGCCGGAGCCACACCCTGCGCGCTCCCGGACCGATCGCGGGCAGATCGGCGTCGACGATCCCGAAGGTGTCCGCGAGGACGTCGTGCCCCGACGTCACGAGCAGCGCCTTGCCGTCGCGCACCGCGAGATGGGTGCCGCACGAGGCCTGCGACGTGATCGGTCCGGGGACGACCATCGTCGTCCGGCCGAGGAGGTCGGCCCAGTGCAGGGTGTTGAGCGAGCCGCTGCGTCGTGCGGCCTCGACGACCACCACGCCCACGCTGAGCGCCGCGATGATCCGGTTCCGCACGAGGAAGCGGTGGCGCTGCGGCTCGGCGCCGGGTGGGAACTCGCTGATGACGAGCCCCTCCTCGGCGATGCGGCGCAGGAGGGCCGCGTGCGTGCGCGGGTACTCGACGTCCACGCCGCACGCCATCACGGCCACCGTCGGCCCGCCGCCGAGCAGCGCCCCGCGGTGGGCGCAGGCGTCGATGCCGAACGCGGCTCCGCTCACGACGGCGTGCCCCTGGTCGGCGCAGTCGGCCGCGATGTCGCTGGCGACCTCCGCGCCGTAGGTGGTGGAGCCGCGAGCCCCCACCACCGCCACCGGAGCCGCGGCGATCGAGGTCAGGTCTCCCCCGCCGCGCACCCACAGCCCCAGTGGGGCACCGGTGACCTGCCCGATGCCGTCGACCTGGTCGAGGTCGTCGAGCGCGACCGGCCACGCGGGCGAGCCCGGGACCACCCAGCGGGCGCCGACCTCGTCGGCGCGCCGCAGCACCCCGTCCACGCGACTGGCGGCGTCCGCAGCGCCGGCGTGCCAGCGATCGGGGATCTCCGGGGCGCCACGGACGACCGCATGCCACAGCTCGACCGGGTCGCAGCGCTCCCGCCAGGCGACGAGCCGCGGGTCACCCGGTTCCGCCACGAGCGACAGCATCAGTCGGGTGCGGGACTGGCTCCTCGTCATGCCGCCTCCAGCAGTCCGAGGAGCTCGCCGCCGATGGCACTCCCGCGCCGCAGGTCGAGCGCCGCCTGGACGTCCTCGATCGTCGGCTGAGAGTGCTCGCACAGGTCGGCGATGCTCCAGGCGAGCCGCAGGACCCGATCGGCCGACCGGGGCGTCACCTTGTGCCCCCGCACCTGCTGCTCGAGCAGGCGTGTCGCGTCGGTCGCGGCGGGCCAGGCCTTGCGCAGCTCGACGCCGGGGACCGCCGCGTTGACGCGCCATGGCGTGCCGGCGAGTCGCGTCCGCTGCCGGAGGCGGGCCTCGGCGACCCGGCCGGCGAGCTCGGCGGTCGTGGGGCGGGTCACCAGGCCCGAGACGAGGTCGCGCCGCGTGGGCTCGACGAGCGTGCGGTGGATGTCGATGCGGTCCCGGATCGGCCCGGACAGGCGGTCGGCGTACCGGCGTCGCGTCGCGGCCGGGCACTCGCACCGCTGCATGACCGAGCCGGCATGGCCGCACGGGCACGGGTTGGTGGCGAGCACGAGCTGGAATCGTGCCGGGAAGACCGCCGTCTGCGCCGCACGCGACACCACCACCTGACCGCTCTCGAGCGGCTGCCGCAGCGCCTCGAGGACGTTGCTGGCGAACTCGGGCGCCTCGTCCAGGAAGAGGACCCCGTGGTGGGCCAGCGACATGGCGCCCGGCCGGACGACCCGGCTGCCGCCACCGACCACGGCCGCCGCGCTCGCCGTGTGGTGCGGCTCGAGGAATGGCGGTCGCACCAGCATGGGCAGGTCCGACGGCAGGACGCCTGCGAGCGAGTGGAGCGCGCTGACCTCGAGGGAGTCGTTCGGGTCGAGGTCGGGCAGCAGCGCCGGGAGCCGCTGCGCGAGCATCGTCTTGCCGACCCCGGGCGGCCCGGTGAGCAGCAGGTGATGACCACCGCTGGCGGCGATCACCGTGGCCAGGCAGGCGTCGTCCTGCCCGACGACGTCGGTGAGGTCGAGCTCGCCGGTCGGCGCGACGCCGCTCCAGCCGTCGCCGGCCTCGCTCAGGGGTGGGACGGGCGGATCCTCGGGCTCCTCGTCGCCGCGCAGCATCGCCACGACCTGTCGCAGGGAGCGCACGCCGACGACCGTGATCGAGGGGACGAGTCGTGCCTCGTTGACGTTCGACTCCGGGACGACCACCTTCTCGAAACCGGCGTCGGCGGCCGCGAGCGTGGCCGGAAGGACACCACGGACGGGCCGCAGCCGCCCGTCGAGTGCGAGCTCGCCGAGGAAGACCGTTCCGGCGAGCGTCTCGGGCGGGACGACGGCCTTCGCGGCGAACACCCCGAGCCCCATCGCGAGGTCGTAGTGCGGTCCACTCTTGGGCAGGCTGGACGGAGCGAGGTTGATCGTCACCCTGGTGTCGGGCCATGAGGTGCCGGAGTTCACCACGGCGGAGCGCACGCGGTTGCGCGCCTCGCTCACGGTGGCGTCGGCCAAGCCCACGACGACCGTGGCCGACAGGCCGGACGCGATGTCGACCTCCACCTCGACTGGACGGCCGGCGAGTCCGTCGAGGGCGATCGAGTGGACGGCCGCCATCACGCCACCCCAGCGATCCGCTCGACGCGTGGTCCGCCGCTGCGCGGCACCCACACCGTGACCACGTCGATGCGGACGCCGTCGGGGCTGACCTCGTGCACGTCGAGCCAGCGCGAGAGGGACCGCCGCAGCATCGTGATCTTGCGGTCGGAGACCGACTCGAGCGGCGTGCCGTGACTGGCCGTGGTGCGCGTCTTGACCTCGCACACCACGAGCGTGTCGCCGTCGCGCGCCACGATGTCGATCTCGCCGTGCTGGCATGTCCAGTTCCGGGCGAGGATCACCATGCCCAGGCGGCGCAGGTGGTCGGCGGCGACGCGCTCGCCGTAGGCGCCGAGCGCCTGGTTCCGTGCGTAGGTCATGCGCCGAGCCTCCCGGTCCGGCACGCCCCGGAGAAGGCCCCGCGCGGGGCCTGTGGACGAGCCCGGCGGGGTCCGTCAGGCCTGTGGACGGGCGTCGGCCGCGTCGGCCGCCGCCTCCTCCCGGTAGCGCTCGGAGAGCAGCCGGTACGAGCGCGTGCCGAACGCGGCGAGCGCGAGCGCCACCATGGTCAGCCCCGCGAAGAAGAAGATCAGCGCGATCCCGCGCGCGTCACCCGTGCCGACGAGCCACTCCCACTGGCGGGCGCCCTCCTCGGACTCCAGCAGCGGGATGATCCAGAACTCGGCGAGCGGCGCGACCAGGAAGGCCGTGACGGGAGCCGCAGCCGACTCGAAGGCCTGCGCGAAGCCGAACACCCGGCCCTGACTCGTGAAGGGCACCACGCGCTGGATCACGGTCTGCTCGGCCGCCTCGACCGCCGGCACGATCAGCAGGAACAGCCAGATGCCGGCGATGCACAGCCAGGGCCACTCGCGCAGCGTGAACGTGGCGTTGAGCACGCCCATCGCGACCAGCACCCACAGCATCGTGCGCAACGGGTTCGAGCCGAGTCCCCAGCGCGCGATCACGAGCCCGCCCGCGATGAAGCCCGTCGAGGCGAAGCCGAAGACCAGGCCCCACTCCTCCACCGAGAACAGGGTCAGACCGTACGGGTCCATGAGCGCCATGAAGACGCCCGAGACGAGGTTGTTGAACGTCGTGAGGACGATCAGCGCGAACAGGCCCGGGACCAGCGCGATCGCCGCGAGCGCGCCCCGGACGTCGACCTTCGGCGTCGGCTCGCCGGAGGTCGACGGGTGCGCCTCGGCGATCCGCACGAAGGCCAGGTGCACGACCGTGGCCACCGTGAGGACGTTCGCGATCACCAGCGTCCAGCCCATGCCGAGCTGGCCGATCGCCAGACCGCTGAAGACGCTCGTGACGATGAAGGCGATCCCCTGCACCGTGCCGACCAGGCCGTTCGCCCGATCGCGCCGGTCGGCGGGGATCAGCAGGGTCACCAGGGTGGAGAGCGCGATGTTGCGCATGCTCTCCACGACCGAGCCGAAGAGCACGATGCCGGAGAACAGCCAGAACCAGGGACCGGTCATGTCGACGATCGCCTCGGGACCGACCCAGGCGTAGAGCACGCCCGCCGCGAGGAAGGCCGCCATCGTGACCAGGCTCGAGCCCACCAGGACGTCGCGCTTGCGGTGGCGGTCGACGAGCGTGCCGAAGAGCATCGCGAACAGGGCGAGCATCAGCATGTAGGCGCCGCCGACGACACCGGTGGCGAGCACCGAGCGCGTCTCGAGGTAGACCCAGAACGTCAGCGCGAACCACAGGAAGCTCGTCGTCACGTTGGCGACCAGCGTGTTCGTCAGGACGTGGGCGAAGGTCCGCGCCCCGTCGGGAGGCGCGGTGGGATCGGTCGTCATGGGTCGCTCAGGCCGGAGGCAGCTTGACGTCGGAGTCCTGCAGCTCCTCGACGTTGACGTCCTTGAAGGTCAGCACCTTCACGTGCTTGGCGAAGCGCGCGGGGCGGTAGATGTCCCACACCCAGGCGTCGGCCATCGTGACCTCGAAGTAGGCGTCGCCGGACTCGGAGCGGACCTTCACGTCGACGGCGTTGCACAGGTACAGCCGGCGATCGGTCTCGACGACGTACTTGAAGATGCCGACGACGTCGCGGTACTCGCGGTAGAGCGAGAGCTCCATCTCGTTCTCGTACCGCTCGAGATCCTCAGCGCTCATCAGACCACCGCCTCCGTCATCGCCACCGCCACGTCGGGGACCGGACCGCAGCCCGGCAGGGACCACGAGCGACGATGGTGCAGCGTGGGACCGTGCTGCGCCAGCGCAGCGATGTGCTCGGGCGCGGAGTAGCCCTTGTTGAGCTCCCAGCCGTACTCGGGGTGCTCGGTGGCCAGCTGCACCATGATCGCGTCGCGCGCGGTCTTGGCCAGGATGCTGGCGGCCGCGACCGCGGCGCACCGCATGTCGGCCTTGATCATCGTGGTGACCGGCGGGACCTCGTCGGCGAGGCCGGGCGGGCCGAACAGCGCAGCCTGCTCCGGGATGCTGAGGTAGTCGTGGTTGCCGTCGAGCAGGACCGCGTCGGGCCGCACGGCCAGCTGGGCGAGGGCCCGGTGACCGGCCAGCCGCATCGCGGCGATGATCCCGTACTCGTCGATCTCGGTGGGGGTCGCGTGACCGACGCCGTGAACGGGCGCCCATCGGCGGATCTTCGGCACCAGCGCCTCGCGGGCTGCCGGGGTGAGCAGCTTGCTGTCGCGCACGCCCTGGGGCGCGGTGCGGGTCTGCTCGGTGACCACGACCATGCCGATCGTGACGGGTCCGGAGAGGGCGCCGCGGCCGACCTCGTCGCTGCAGGCCAGCGCCGTGCGGCCCTCGCGCAGCAGGCGGCGCTCGTGGCGCAGCGACGGCGCGGGGCTCACGGGACCTCGTCGAAGGCGTCGGTCCCGGGGATCGTCCCGAAGCGGTTCAGCGGCCACACCCTCAACCATGCCTTGCCGACCACGTCCTCGTCAGCGATGAAGCCACCTCCGGGCTCGCCGAGGTGCGCGCGCGAGTCGGCCGAGTTGCCCCGGTTGTCGCCCTGCACCCACAGGTAGCCCTTCGGCACCTTCACGTCGAAGGTCTGGTCGGCGTTGACGTCCTGGTCGGCCAGGTAGGGCTCGTCGATCGGCTCGCCGTTGACCGTGGTGCGTCCCTCGGCGTCGCAGCAGACCACCCGGTCGCCGCCCACGCCGATGACGCGCTTGATGAGGTGACCGCCGGACGGGAACAGGCCGACGACCTCGAGGCCGCGCTGCACGACGTTGGCGGACTCGTCGACGTCGCCCCCGAGCCAGTTGCCCGGGTCGCGGAAGACGACGATGTCGCCCCGCTCGGGTCCGCCGCTCCAGTACGACCACTTCTGCACGAGCAGCTTGTCGTTCTTCACCATCGTCGGGACCATCGAGTCCGACGGGATGTAGAAGGCCTGGAAGAAGAAGGTCTTGACGATCAGGGCCAGGACGAGGGCGGTGGCGACGAGGAGGATCGACTCCTGCCACAGCGGCAGCTGGCGTTTCTCCTCAGGCACTCGATGAGCCTACCGGCTGGTCCCGGGCGAACCGCGCATCGGTCGGTCGCGTCACGGGGCCGGAACGTCGTCGAACGCGTCGGTCGGCGCGACCCGCCCGATGCGGTCGAGCGGCCAGATCCGCGTGCCGACCCGGCCCACCACGAGATCGGTGTCCACGAAGCCTCCGCCGGCCTCGTCGAGGTGGGCCCGCGAGTCCTTCGACGCGGCCCGGTTGTCGCCCTGGACCCACAGCCTGCCCCGCGGCACCGTGACCTGGAACGGCTGCGCGACGTTGGCCGCCGGGTCGGCCAGGTAGGGCTCGTCGACCGGCTCGCCGTTGACCATCAGGCGCCCGGCCTCGTCACAGCAGCGGACCTCGTCACCGGCGACGCCCACCACGCGCTTCACGAGGTGCCCGCCCTGCGGGAACAGCCCCACGGCCTGCAGCCCGCGCTGCCACGGGGCCGGCGGCTCGAGGGGCCCGAGCCAGTCGCCCGGGTCGCGGAACACCACCACGTCACCACGCTGCGGCTCGCCCACGCGGTAGGACCACTTCTGCACGGCGATGCGGTCCCCCTTCGCCAGCGTGGGGACCATCGACGACGACGGGATGACGAAGACCTGGAACGCGAAGGTTCGCACCAGCAGCGCCAGCGCCAGGGTGCCGGCGACCAGCACGAGCGCGTCGAGCCACCGGGGCAGCCGGCGCCGTCGCGTCCTCGGCTGCTCGGTCACCCGCAGATCGTAGCCCGGAACGGCGACGACCCCGCTCCCTGACGGGAACGGGGTCGTCGAGCGGCGGGAGAGATCAGATCTCGCGCTTCTCCTTGATCTTGGCGGCCTTGCCGCGCAGGTTGCGCAGGTAGTACAGCTTGGCGCGACGGACGTCGCCACGGGTGGCGACCTCGATCTTCTCGATCACGGGCGAGTGAACCGGGAACGTGCGCTCGACGCCGACGCCGAAGCTGACCTTGCGGACGGTGAAGGTCCGGCCGATGCCCGAGCCCTGCACCTTGATGCAGACGCCCTGGAACAGCTGCACACGCGAGCGGTTGCCCTCGACGATGTTGACGTGGACCTTCAGGGTGTCGCCCGCGCGGAAGTCGGGGACGTCGTCGCGCTTGCTCTGCGCTGCGATCTGGTCGATGACGTTCGTCATGATCTCTCCTCGCCGGTGCCACAAGTCACCTGCGGATGTCGTGTTGCCGAAAAGTTGGGTGTGGTGCGCCGTGGGGACTCCCTCATGGCAGAGCCGTCCGGCACCAGCAGTCCATGATGCCACAGCGCCCCGCCCCCGAGGAAATCGGGGACGGGGCGCCGCGGTGCAGCAGAGGGTGCTCAGTCGAACTTGTACGCGGCGCCGCCGTGCAGGACGTTGTCCAGGCCGGCGACCTCCTCGTCCTCGGTGACGCGGAAGCCGATCGTGGCGTCGATCGCCTTGCCGAGGCCGAAGGCCACCGCGAAGGAGAAGACCGCGACGAACACCGACGGGATGATCTGCGCGATCAGCTGGTCGAAGTCGCCGCCCGTGAACAGGCCCGTGTCGGTGGCGAAGAAGCCCAGGTACAGGCAGCCGATGAAGCCGGCGACCAGGTGCAGGCCCACCACGTCGAGCGAGTCGTCGTAGCCGAGCTTGTACTTGAGGTCGATCGCGAAGCAGCAGACCGCGCCGGCCAGCAGGCCGAGGACGATCGCCCAGAACGGCGTCAGGTTGGCCGCGGCCGGGGTGATGGCGACCAGGCCGGCGACGATGCCCGAGGCGGCGCCGACGGCGGTCGGCTTCCCGTCCTTGAAGTGCTCGACGACGATGTAGCCCAGGACGCCCGCCGCGGGAGCGGCGATCGTGTTGAGGAAGATGATCGCAGCGGTGTTGACGTCGACCGCGGCACCGGTGTTGAAGCCGAACCAGCCGAACCACAGGATCGCGGCGCCGATGAGCACGAGCGGGACGTTGTGCGGCTCGGCGGACTCCTTGGCAAAGCCGACGGTGCGCTTGCCGAGCACGAGCGCCAGGGCGAAGGCCGCGGCACCGGCGCTGATGTGGACGACCGTGCCTCCGGCCCAGTCGATCGGGACCGCGTCACCGATCTCGAGGGTGCCGATCCAACCCGTCAGGCCCTCGTCGTCGAAGCCCCACACCCAGCCCTGGGAGGGGAAGTAGACG carries:
- a CDS encoding MFS transporter, translated to MTTDPTAPPDGARTFAHVLTNTLVANVTTSFLWFALTFWVYLETRSVLATGVVGGAYMLMLALFAMLFGTLVDRHRKRDVLVGSSLVTMAAFLAAGVLYAWVGPEAIVDMTGPWFWLFSGIVLFGSVVESMRNIALSTLVTLLIPADRRDRANGLVGTVQGIAFIVTSVFSGLAIGQLGMGWTLVIANVLTVATVVHLAFVRIAEAHPSTSGEPTPKVDVRGALAAIALVPGLFALIVLTTFNNLVSGVFMALMDPYGLTLFSVEEWGLVFGFASTGFIAGGLVIARWGLGSNPLRTMLWVLVAMGVLNATFTLREWPWLCIAGIWLFLLIVPAVEAAEQTVIQRVVPFTSQGRVFGFAQAFESAAAPVTAFLVAPLAEFWIIPLLESEEGARQWEWLVGTGDARGIALIFFFAGLTMVALALAAFGTRSYRLLSERYREEAAADAADARPQA
- the dprA gene encoding DNA-processing protein DprA, whose translation is MTRSQSRTRLMLSLVAEPGDPRLVAWRERCDPVELWHAVVRGAPEIPDRWHAGAADAASRVDGVLRRADEVGARWVVPGSPAWPVALDDLDQVDGIGQVTGAPLGLWVRGGGDLTSIAAAPVAVVGARGSTTYGAEVASDIAADCADQGHAVVSGAAFGIDACAHRGALLGGGPTVAVMACGVDVEYPRTHAALLRRIAEEGLVISEFPPGAEPQRHRFLVRNRIIAALSVGVVVVEAARRSGSLNTLHWADLLGRTTMVVPGPITSQASCGTHLAVRDGKALLVTSGHDVLADTFGIVDADLPAIGPGARRVWLRLGAEPQPVEQLARALRLGTVPVLRALRELEHHDVVARDERGWRRETRVTNREGGVG
- a CDS encoding ammonium transporter — translated: MEPGTIWLLICAALVLFMTPGLAFFYGGLVKAQSVISMMMLSFGAMGLVFVLWILYGYNMGSAGSADLIDGWLANPFSDFALQDLATGDGASGLAGVAFGSTFAVITTALISGAVADRARFFPWMLFAGLWATIVYFPSQGWVWGFDDEGLTGWIGTLEIGDAVPIDWAGGTVVHISAGAAAFALALVLGKRTVGFAKESAEPHNVPLVLIGAAILWFGWFGFNTGAAVDVNTAAIIFLNTIAAPAAGVLGYIVVEHFKDGKPTAVGAASGIVAGLVAITPAAANLTPFWAIVLGLLAGAVCCFAIDLKYKLGYDDSLDVVGLHLVAGFIGCLYLGFFATDTGLFTGGDFDQLIAQIIPSVFVAVFSFAVAFGLGKAIDATIGFRVTEDEEVAGLDNVLHGGAAYKFD
- the lepB gene encoding signal peptidase I, with product MPEEKRQLPLWQESILLVATALVLALIVKTFFFQAFYIPSDSMVPTMVKNDKLLVQKWSYWSGGPERGDIVVFRDPGNWLGGDVDESANVVQRGLEVVGLFPSGGHLIKRVIGVGGDRVVCCDAEGRTTVNGEPIDEPYLADQDVNADQTFDVKVPKGYLWVQGDNRGNSADSRAHLGEPGGGFIADEDVVGKAWLRVWPLNRFGTIPGTDAFDEVP
- the lepB gene encoding signal peptidase I, giving the protein MTEQPRTRRRRLPRWLDALVLVAGTLALALLVRTFAFQVFVIPSSSMVPTLAKGDRIAVQKWSYRVGEPQRGDVVVFRDPGDWLGPLEPPAPWQRGLQAVGLFPQGGHLVKRVVGVAGDEVRCCDEAGRLMVNGEPVDEPYLADPAANVAQPFQVTVPRGRLWVQGDNRAASKDSRAHLDEAGGGFVDTDLVVGRVGTRIWPLDRIGRVAPTDAFDDVPAP
- the rplS gene encoding 50S ribosomal protein L19; this encodes MTNVIDQIAAQSKRDDVPDFRAGDTLKVHVNIVEGNRSRVQLFQGVCIKVQGSGIGRTFTVRKVSFGVGVERTFPVHSPVIEKIEVATRGDVRRAKLYYLRNLRGKAAKIKEKREI
- a CDS encoding ribonuclease HII, translated to MSPAPSLRHERRLLREGRTALACSDEVGRGALSGPVTIGMVVVTEQTRTAPQGVRDSKLLTPAAREALVPKIRRWAPVHGVGHATPTEIDEYGIIAAMRLAGHRALAQLAVRPDAVLLDGNHDYLSIPEQAALFGPPGLADEVPPVTTMIKADMRCAAVAAASILAKTARDAIMVQLATEHPEYGWELNKGYSAPEHIAALAQHGPTLHHRRSWSLPGCGPVPDVAVAMTEAVV
- a CDS encoding YifB family Mg chelatase-like AAA ATPase; the protein is MAAVHSIALDGLAGRPVEVEVDIASGLSATVVVGLADATVSEARNRVRSAVVNSGTSWPDTRVTINLAPSSLPKSGPHYDLAMGLGVFAAKAVVPPETLAGTVFLGELALDGRLRPVRGVLPATLAAADAGFEKVVVPESNVNEARLVPSITVVGVRSLRQVVAMLRGDEEPEDPPVPPLSEAGDGWSGVAPTGELDLTDVVGQDDACLATVIAASGGHHLLLTGPPGVGKTMLAQRLPALLPDLDPNDSLEVSALHSLAGVLPSDLPMLVRPPFLEPHHTASAAAVVGGGSRVVRPGAMSLAHHGVLFLDEAPEFASNVLEALRQPLESGQVVVSRAAQTAVFPARFQLVLATNPCPCGHAGSVMQRCECPAATRRRYADRLSGPIRDRIDIHRTLVEPTRRDLVSGLVTRPTTAELAGRVAEARLRQRTRLAGTPWRVNAAVPGVELRKAWPAATDATRLLEQQVRGHKVTPRSADRVLRLAWSIADLCEHSQPTIEDVQAALDLRRGSAIGGELLGLLEAA
- a CDS encoding DUF2469 domain-containing protein, with product MSAEDLERYENEMELSLYREYRDVVGIFKYVVETDRRLYLCNAVDVKVRSESGDAYFEVTMADAWVWDIYRPARFAKHVKVLTFKDVNVEELQDSDVKLPPA
- a CDS encoding SAM-dependent methyltransferase translates to MNDSHAMDPARADEVFAHWEEKYGSSEGVWSGHVNAALAHVAADLPAGTALDLGAGEGGDALWLAERGWEVTGIDISPTALSRAERAAERAGLSERVTWVAADLETWSCTREFDLVTASFLQSAVALDRGRILRTGADRVAVGGHLLVVAHAEAPPWAHDGDHDHHARMHFPTPEDDLKVLDLPPDEWTTVVADVRERTAFAPSGEEVVLRDGVLLLRRSA
- a CDS encoding YraN family protein, with protein sequence MTYARNQALGAYGERVAADHLRRLGMVILARNWTCQHGEIDIVARDGDTLVVCEVKTRTTASHGTPLESVSDRKITMLRRSLSRWLDVHEVSPDGVRIDVVTVWVPRSGGPRVERIAGVA